The genomic interval CGATTTGCTTTTGAAGATACCCATATTGTGAAATAAGGCTGTCAATCTgttcaaaaagaaaacttaTTATAACAAAATTCAATTCAGATATGCACATGCTTAAACAAGCTGCTCTAGCATTTACCTCTTTCTGACTTTTGGCTAAGTCCATCTCCAAGCGAGCAACTGCCTTTTCAGAAGCTTGATATCTCCTTACTGCATCAGCTATTTTCTGACGCAAAGTATTTAATGAACAAACCAAGGCTTCAAGCTCCTTTTCAGCAATCATAACAGCTTCGCCTGACACACTGGTGGCACGAATAGACGTTCCCATCTTACCACCACGTGGCTTACCTCCCCCGCCACTCATAGTCCCAGATGTTTCAAACAGTGCCCCATCAAGTGTTACCACACGTGAAAAACCATGATTCCCTCCATATGCAATTCGTGTTGCCTGATATTTGAGAGGGGCATTTAATAAATTTCTGGACTAAGATATACTTTAAACAACGTAAGGTGACATACATGATTGCTAGTTCTAGTTGTGAGTATCATTACAAAAGCTGACATATACCTGGTCAAGATCTTTAGCTACCACAGTGTCTCGCAATACTGCATAAAAAGCAAGTTTCACACTCTCATCCTGCACCCTAACTAAATCAAAAAGGCGTGGAACTCCTTCTGGAGTGCGTATCTTCTCCTTCAACTTTGGTAAGAAATGGGCTTGCTTTTCCTGAGATATTAAAGTCAGAGTCTTATTACACCAAATAAACACCATGCAATGCATTCCCCGCACTAGTAAAAAAGTCGCTACAAACACATAATCCCCATTCATTAGAAGCATATACTCACAAGTCACACCCatgtataaatttaaaataacagTAGCTTTGAAATGAATGAAACCAGCCAACGTCCATTATCTTGAAATCTAACACTGGTATCATCTTCATTAAGTGTCAATTCAACCTGCCACAGTTCAAAGTCTACACGtattcactttttttttcctaaactTGTGTCTTTGAAAGTTATAAAACATtagtttataaaatttaaacaaaattgACCTCAATTCGATATTAATGCCCTAACCACCTCCCGAAAAACAATTGTTTAGGTGATGAAATCAagaattaatttcaatttACCCCCCTAAACTTTACACCCAAAATCAGTTCACCCCttagatttttattttaatcaattCACCAACTATACTTTTAAATGACATCAAAAAAGgacaaaattcaaatttttatatgaattatatcGATAATTATGCTACGAGACTTAATTTTAAACCTTCAGTGTTGTTGTAAAATTATCAGGAATTTTTTTTAGcttgcatatatgatttgaagCCATATTTTGATAGGTTTTGATCAGATTTTAACTAAGAAAATTTGAATTATATCCCTTTGATGTCATTTGAAAGTATGTGAGGTTAACTGATTAAAATAAAGGAGTGAACTGATTTTGGGTGTTAAATTTAAGAgggtaaactgaaattaattgtTAAATCAAACATAAATGTTACAATTAAGGTTCTGCatgacacgagatggaagaatACCAAAATCATGCAAGTCACGACTCCAAGGTTCTCTCTACGGAGTAGCTCTACACATGATTGTGCTGCACTAGTTGTTTCCACCACAATATAATCAAGTCCGGCACAAGCTGTTGATATGGCAACATCATATTTTGCTGCAAACAGAAGGTCATtacaacacaaaaaaaaaaaaaaaactcaattcCCAGCATAAAGAGGTACTTGTAGTAAGTCCTTCCAGCACACACAAGTTTCTAACAATTAACCGTGTCCCTTGATGCAAAGAATACTAACCATCAATTGCACCTAAATCACCCAGCCGCCCATATATGCCTGGTATCCGGTTGGAATCCTTCGCATGTAAAATTGCTTTTAAAACTGTTCCTTGACTCTTTTCAGAATCCAAAACAGACTTGAGTTCCGAGACCTTTTGTCTTGCAGCTTGTTCACTAGGAATCAGGCTGTCCTGTTCTCTGATGTATTCCTGCAAAAGTCTATATGTTATCACCTCATCCCTTGATATGCAACACAATGAATAAAATAGAATCAAGAGAAAGTTTAGTGTACAGACTTGTTCCTCTCTGCAAGCTTCCATTGCTTCCTGCTTCCTCGTTTCTAATTCGCTTTGAATCCTTGCAATGCCTGCCGTTTTTGTTTCTATCCTTCCCGATATGTCATCCATCTGCTTACGAGCATCTTCAAAAGCTGCACGACCAGCTTCATGCTGCATGTTTAACAAAATTCTTTAGCAATATATTTCAATACTCAAACTAATGATTATGCAGCAATACAAAGAAATCCAAGTTTTCAGTCACATTTCTGATACTATAATACAATCTGAAGAAGAACCGTGATGAACCATATTTAGAGCAGTAGTGTCACCATATATCCATGGTTTACTCACGCacaaagaataaaagaaatgcGTCAAATAACAAAGTCACCTTTTCATCCAAAAGCTTTTGTTCGGTACATCTAACTTCGAGTTTCCCCTTGTGCTCAATCAGTTGCTTTTCCCATGGTTCTAATTCAGCACGAACTTTTGTAAGCTCAGAGCGATACTTTTCAGTTTCCACTGCTTGCAAAAAGAGGGAAAAGAGGAAAGCATATGAAGCATTAGAAACTTAGTTACACGGTTGCATCAGTGATATGAAGAGCATATACCAAAGACGAAAAGTGACGAATAAAAACCACCTTTTGAACTCTCTAAAATTTCCTCTAAGACTTTTTCTTCATCCAACAATCGTTTTTGCAGTTGTGGAATACTCTCTTCAAGCTTTGGGATCAGATTTTTTGACTCCTCACACTCCTTCTCTGTGTCAGCAATCTTTAACGAGTCCTgcagttgaaaaaaaaaggtaagaATTATATCTGTATCTTTCGACTAAACAATGcggccctctctctctctctctctctctctctctctctctctccctcccacCTCCCCTACCTTCTGAAGTTTATCTTTGAGTTTCttgatcttcatcttcttatgCTTCAGATCTTCCCTATACTTTAGATCCTCCCTTTCAAACTCCTTAAATTCTTCATTACTGCTTCTGAGAGCATTATCAAGTTCCTAATTCAATGAAACAACAACTCATAACTGGTCATATAATGATAATGATGTGATATCATGCATGGATGCACTTGACATAACTTCCACCAAGCGAGAAATCCAGATATCTTTTATAGGCTTGGTTTCTGACAACAAAAAAGGCATGTATAATTGTAAAAACCAAACCTCTTGTTGTTTCATATGTTTACTGTATACAGATTCAATCTCCTTCAGTGCATTATTACCCTCCTGGATCTTCTCCCTGAAAAGTAATTAAGCACATAAATAAAAGGAAGTTTAGTATCAACTATACTATCAAGATGACTAACCTTTCAGTCTTTAGATTTTCTTCTAAGCTAGTTATATTCTCTTGCAGACCAGCCAATTTTGAAGTGGTATCTTCATGAGCCAATTTTGTGGCTTTCTCTTGCCATTTCAGAAGTGACAACTCTTTCAGCATATAGGCTTCCGCCTCATTTTTCACATCCTGTTGAATGACATGTCAGCAAAAAGTGAATGAATTATATCACAAGATAGGATATCAATCCAGCACATACATACCTCCAAGgaatctctttctttctcagcCAGCTTGACCATTTGCACAACACCAGATCGTTTATCATTAAGGGATTCTAGCCTATGATATAAACGAACACAACATGAATGGTTAGAAAGATGAGAATTCTGCAGCAGCTAAAGAATATTAATCTTTCTGCTGAATATCTTGGCAAAAAGTGGGAGAAAGTGCTCGTATCGGTAACCCTAAGTTTGTAAAGACACAATATTATGTGAAACAATAAACATAATTATTTTCGAGTGTTCATATAAGAGTTCAATAACAAGGAATTACATTCACTTCCATCTAAGCTTATGATGCTTATTCAATTGAAAAGCACTAGTAATATCATCTGTTATGTTAAAGAAACATGCATAACAATATTCCCAGTCTTTCACTTTCTAGAAaactaacaaaaattaggCATGCTCTCCAATCCCGCGATTAGATACTAAATGTGTGAGTTAATTCAAAACTGTTTTCAGAAGCAAGGTTAATACATGAATACTATTAAGGAATTAAGAAACGAGCAAAGGTACTCACTCTTTATAAGCTTCATTAATTCTCTCAACATATTTGTCAGTCCCGATAATGTCCTCTAGGTATTCAAGAAAACCTTCATCATGGGATCCTTGAGCTTTTGGCTTCATAAGTGAGATCTGCTCAACTTCACCCTGACAATAATCATAAGTAAACTCTTAGAAGAGCAACCTAGGCAAAACTAATAGAGCAGAATGTCCGATATCAAACCTGAAGAATCAGAAAACGGTTGTTGTCTAGGTCAACTCCTTTCCCTTTCAGCTTCTTGGTAACTTCAGTGAAATTACTTGCACGATCATTAATGTAATACTTGGAGGTGTTATCCCGATATGCTATTCTTGTAATAACAAAATCACTTCCCGGAACAACTTCAAATTCTCCACCATCCTGCAATATTTGCAAATGTAGTTTGGAAAAAATCATCAAATCTTGAAGTCTTAAGGTCCCACCTGATAAAGAAGGGAATAGAGGAGGCAAGCCAAGACTACAACCACCAAATTGACATTACTTTATAATAGATACCAGATTATAACCCATAAAAAAAGTTAGAACAGTAAATTGAATGATGTTTTAACATCATTGACACTGAAATCAAGCATATGAGACTTGTGGAGTACAATTACCAAATCAATGATCTCTTGGAAATAAACGGAAACTCCGGCGCTATCCAGATTCTGATGATTAGTGGAGTTATGTATGAGCTCCGAAACTTTGTTCAGTCGCATCTACACAATTACAGAACATAATCAGGATCCGAAAGAACAAGTAAATACAAAATTCAAAGACAAAAAACAGCTTTAGTTGCTTTCCAAAAGCGGAAACAAACTACATCCATTGCAATATGTAAAATCGAAAGGAACATCGATATACCTGCTTAGCTCGTTTTCCGAATACAAACAGCATCGCATCAATCACATTGCTTTTCCCACTCCCATTCGGTCCAACAACCGCAGAAAAGCTCTGAATACAACAAAAATTCATCAGTAATTCGATGAAGTAACCGAAAACAAGTATAATTAGAACTCAATCAATCCCATACTGTTCAAATTTAACCTCAAATTCCATATTAGGCGGCCTTAAACAAGATACGTAGCTtcaaattttacaaaattaataaAGTGAAATTGAGCTGGAAAACCCTAACCTTGTGGAAAGGACCGACGCGCTGCTCGCCGGCGTAGGACTTGAAGTTCCTCATGACCATTTCCCTGATGAACAGCCTTGCGCCCCTGGAGGAGGCTCCACGAGGCGAGTTGGAGCCGTCGGCCATGGACTCGTCCTCCTGCGGCTCCATCCCCAATTTCACTGAGTCAACTCGCTGGCCTTTCGGCTCTCTAGCTCCGAGATTAGATTGAGAActgagaaaagaagaagaggaaggagCGAGATGCTTCTGAGAGTGGAGGAGAAATGAAAGTAAACCGCTAATTTGCTCCGATCTACAATTCTAGTGAACCGCCCATTtatgtttttaaaatttttatttatgttttcaaacttttttttattttttatttttgtatatattttgggTTTTGAGATAAAGGGGCGTCGTTTCGTTTAGGGGAATATTCTTTCGCGGCgggaaattgaaaattttgagttttgacctGCGAGGTTCCCTCTCAAC from Argentina anserina chromosome 2, drPotAnse1.1, whole genome shotgun sequence carries:
- the LOC126782587 gene encoding structural maintenance of chromosomes protein 4, producing the protein MEPQEDESMADGSNSPRGASSRGARLFIREMVMRNFKSYAGEQRVGPFHKSFSAVVGPNGSGKSNVIDAMLFVFGKRAKQMRLNKVSELIHNSTNHQNLDSAGVSVYFQEIIDLDGGEFEVVPGSDFVITRIAYRDNTSKYYINDRASNFTEVTKKLKGKGVDLDNNRFLILQGEVEQISLMKPKAQGSHDEGFLEYLEDIIGTDKYVERINEAYKELESLNDKRSGVVQMVKLAEKERDSLEDVKNEAEAYMLKELSLLKWQEKATKLAHEDTTSKLAGLQENITSLEENLKTEREKIQEGNNALKEIESVYSKHMKQQEELDNALRSSNEEFKEFEREDLKYREDLKHKKMKIKKLKDKLQKDSLKIADTEKECEESKNLIPKLEESIPQLQKRLLDEEKVLEEILESSKVETEKYRSELTKVRAELEPWEKQLIEHKGKLEVRCTEQKLLDEKHEAGRAAFEDARKQMDDISGRIETKTAGIARIQSELETRKQEAMEACREEQEYIREQDSLIPSEQAARQKVSELKSVLDSEKSQGTVLKAILHAKDSNRIPGIYGRLGDLGAIDAKYDVAISTACAGLDYIVVETTSAAQSCVELLRRENLGVVTCMILEKQAHFLPKLKEKIRTPEGVPRLFDLVRVQDESVKLAFYAVLRDTVVAKDLDQATRIAYGGNHGFSRVVTLDGALFETSGTMSGGGGKPRGGKMGTSIRATSVSGEAVMIAEKELEALVCSLNTLRQKIADAVRRYQASEKAVARLEMDLAKSQKEIDSLISQYGYLQKQIGSLEAASLPKKDELDKLEELKNHIAAEEKEIQKLIQGSQQLKDKAMKLQSNIENAGGERLKAQKSKVKDIQSDIDKNNTEVNRRKVQIETGQKTIKKLTNVIEESKNEIERLGMEKENLSGKFQEIEKKAFDVKEKYEQTQKLIDSHADLLDKAKSDYDNMKKTVYELRASEGNAVFQLQEKKKTCKEQELKGKHYNKKLDDLQTALVKHMEQIQKDLLDTEKLQATLADEILNSHCDLKKGLEMVALLEAQLKEMTPNLDSVAEYRRKVSLYNERVEDLNRVTQQRDDIKRQYDEFRKKRLDEFMAGFNAISLKLKEMYQMITLGGDAELELVDSLDPFSEGVVFSVRPPKKSWKNIANLSGGEKTLSSLALVFALHHYKPTPLYVMDEIDAALDFKNVSIVGHYVKDRTKDAQFIIISLRNNMFELADRLVGIYKTDNCTKSITIDPGKFVVCENATA